The following nucleotide sequence is from Salvia splendens isolate huo1 chromosome 2, SspV2, whole genome shotgun sequence.
TCGCTTCCTCCTccgccgtcgtcgtcgtcgccgaAGTAATTATCAAATTGCGCGGCGCGAGTATCCTCGCCGCCGTGAACCGCCTCATAGAGCCGGGCGGAGGAGCTGTAGCTGCACGACTGCGCATcatcctcctccgccgccgccgcggcgCCGGAATCCTGCTCTTCGGAATCGCCGGTGGCCTCGAACAACATGTAAGCTGATGCATCAAATAACATTCTCCCTTGCTCCATtgtcaaaatcaaaattctacACACAAACGCACATGATATATAGAGGAGTAGATGTGATGGTGCgtgtgtgtatttatatataGGGGAAATGAAAAGGGGGGTTTTTAGGTAGAGAAGAAAGGTGAGTTGGGCTGTCTTGTTTGACACTTCATAGCTGTGGTGCGTTTACTGTATAGCTAGAGCTAGTTTGGGTAATCTCTCAACCCCGACACCTCTTTCTCTCACTTTACTCCTCTATTTATTTACATTTCACATTGTCACATGGAATTGTCGATTATACATATATTCataatcaattttctatttttattttgatacaTCTCTAATTTGACCAAACTCATAATACAAgattcttctattttatttaccACCATATCCTATACCAAATTGATACTTTTAATTGTTGTTTATGCAAATAAAATTAGACTATTGGAGTATTACATTTAGGTAATTATTTTGACTGGATTGATACAGGATTTAGCATCTAGATCGAATCACCCAAAAGGTATCAGATGAC
It contains:
- the LOC121793089 gene encoding uncharacterized protein LOC121793089; amino-acid sequence: MEQGRMLFDASAYMLFEATGDSEEQDSGAAAAAEEDDAQSCSYSSSARLYEAVHGGEDTRAAQFDNYFGDDDDGGGGSDEEDGVVDQCRCRAAVEPAKGCEESMRNERDGDRLFWEACLAS